The window CTTGGCATGGGTGTTATGCGTGGATATTTGtttgcccacatggtgcagtaggtaggttactgtgtgtgttgtgtgtgttgatgtgttgtgttgtttggatggctGTTTTCTACAAGCTACAAATTACATCTGACTACTTTGGCGACTCAAGCGTCCCACAAtggcactgcaagtcatgttgccggctgcaggttaaaaaaaaaaaaaaaaaaaggaatttggaaatgcccgcTGGGCAAGAGGGTAAGATGCTTGGCGGGCCTGatatggcccgcgggccgcatgTTGCCCACCCCTACTCTATACAGccgggaaatttaaaaaaaacttcaaatatCTGTGTTTAGTGAAGGTTTAATCTTCCTATATTTACCCACCATGTCAGCATTACACCGGACaaaaaagctgagatgtagtgATGGAAAACCCACCAGCCTTTTATTCTGTAATGTGTacaacagaaaggaaataagctgccaaacacatttgaaatgtaGAAATTACATCAGGACAATGTGTAGAAAGTTTGGGCTGACCTGGAGCCATTGGAGATGAGGATGCTTTCCCTGATTGTTAACGTACAATAAtaccacaccagcaggaagtTAAGGATCGCATCAAGAAATCTGAATCCATGGACAAAACCCCCACAAATATTACACGGCACATGCTTGTGTGGATGAACTACATTGATTGGGAAGGAAGGCACAGCTTCTGGATGCTTACCTGTAGCTCACAAAGAAATAGCATATAAAGGAGAAGAGCAGCAGGACGACAGTGAGGTACAGCTTGAACTTCTCATATTCGTCTTTGTAAGCAAATCTGGTGGAAAAGATCCATCGTGACTACATGATATGTTATATTTATACAATGAGTCAGTTTTGGAGCTTCATTGAAACATCACATAACCTAACCTGTAGAACATCATCATACAAAGGAAACCTCCACTTACTTTGACTGTTTGCTGAGAAGAGTGACGTTTACATTTCCGAGAACCAGACTCAGGTACAGCCTGAAACACAAAATACGTTCGACCCCATTTCCTTATTTACTCAAGAGTGTCAGTGTAACTATTTAAGATGTGCAGCTTGTTTGGTGACTGTATTGATATTTGGAAAAATTTAAAGTTGTCACCCATTTTTCTTGGGGAGGAAAGCTTCCATTTCAGACAGTGTATTGGGTcgcatttttattttctctttgatTTGATCTAGGCTCTTTGCACCTTCTCCTGACAGTCCTTTGCTGCATCTAGTGGATGACGTAAGAGCACATGACCAGGATATATGACTCACACATCTTTCAGGTGTCTGTATCAAATCATTttcactcgtgtgtgtgtgtgtggttgtgttgAGAATTACTGTTTCACAAGGGAGGATATCTCCTTGAGTCTGTTTCGCTGATGGGAGACGGAGCGAGAGCAGCTGTTTTGCAGTTTGGAAATTTCCTCCAATTTCTGTAGGTACAATCGGTGTGTCTCCTGGATGACAGCAACGAGAATTACGTCATAGAGCAAACAAAAATGTGCAGACCAACTATTTAACTTTCCTTCTGGAAATTGTCtgtaaaagcaaaacaaattccataatatatttataacttTTCCGTAATATATATCCAGTACTGCATAACTTTTTGCAGCAACATTCAGTTTACATGCACTATatccaaaatgaatacagaggtTGATTACATATGTTTTCTTACCTGAGCATGCTGATACTCTTCTTCCAGGCATACCCACTGCTGCATAACATCTGTCAAACCTTGAGGCATTTTGCGATTCCTTTttgcatttgtaaaaaaatataatagttGCCCACATGAAATGACTAGCACAGGTGAGCTGAAGTATTACTCCTTGGGGTGTGCGTGGGTGTCATTATCATGGATGTTTATTGCAGAGAGTGAACTTTGACTTGAAGACATGTTGAAAATTCAGATTTGGACATTGTTCTCTGTTTATCACAGTGCTCTGTTATCAAATGGAGAGCTTTAAGTGGAAAGTCATGCTGACAAAAATTGTTCTTACAGTGTAACCAAACTTACTTTGGTGTGTATTCATCTGTCATCCAATCTTGTCACAAGCACATTAGCAGTATTTGGTGggggaaattacagtaaaaataCAGGTGAGTCAATTGTAATAGACTCCATTCTCTATCATgctctataccgcttgtcctcattagggtcatgggtgagctggcgCCCAGCTCAGctaactttgggtgagaggcggactacaccctggactggtcaccagtcaattacAGGGCACATACTCGAGCGGGGGTCTCCAACAGACAGATCGTGGGCTAACAGTAGCTCGCCGGCTGATTTTGAGTACATCACCAAAGGGTAAAATGTTTGCTTAAACTCTTTAGCATTcttataactgttcaattcaggcatcatttaatgacaaattGCAATAACATATAGATAATGATCCtcctgtttgagtggagatctgctttgtaaataaagtacaatttaaatgttgccagtcatataaataaaacacaaacagctcACGTTTCTTTACTTTGTGTCATAGTTTCTCTCGTAGCGATGAGAGCTGGGAgatacatcttttttttgttttagtacaAAATGTGTGTTGTGGACACCACAAACCATTAacatttgttaatgttctgggaAAACAAGCttattcagtttgtttgggttAAAATAACATATGAAAGTAAATATTACGAGTACCGTCATTTTCATTTCGTAAAAGCAgctctaagaagaaaaaaggttgcaGACCCTTGCAGTGTAAACAAGCGTTTGTGTTTGGCATGTCCAGTCCAATAGGGGGCTGTAGTGCGCTCTTATCGTAGATTATAAAGCACGTATTGTTTGTATTTGGGATAAGAGgacgaagaagaggaagaagaggaggaggaaaaagaagaagaagaagaagaagaagaagaagaagaagaagaagaagaagaagaagagcaaaaaaagcgaaacaaacaaacagctgaGCGGTAGAAGGTTATCGCACACAACTGCGAGAATGAAGCCGCACATACAGTGACAACACACGCTACACTTTCCTGGTTATCTACAAACTACAGCCGTTTGGGAATAAAACGCTCAATGTACATCGAAAAGGGGGCTATTCAGACACGTTTATGACAAAGGTAAGCGCCAGAATTGACAGTCTGGACGTGAAGTAGCGTCagcaaatgtaatgtaatgtttatCCATTATGCGGTTGTGTATTTGAAACAGGTCGAAACTCTGGGCATCTGTGAGTATTTTATAGGAAGATGTATGGCGCTGTGTACGTCGTGTCCACGGTGACAGGCTACCTCCTCACCTCCGCTCTGCTGCTTAAATGTCCTGCTCTACTACACCGGAAGAAGAGGGAGGTTTTCCACAGCAGGCACATTTCTCATCGTGGAGGTAAGAGAGCTGTGGTACTCTCTCATAGCAGTTTTATATGTCTCGTTCGTActgtctaatgagatccaagGCAAGGGAGACTGTGGTGGAGCGCTGGGtcgtctgaaaggtgttttggTAGAATGCTCAGATATTCTGAGAGGGTCAGAGTAACTCTTAGACCTGCACACTGCATTCAATACCTCTCCAACTGAATTCAAGTCTGTATGAATGTGGTTTGATTATGCAGATGTGCCTAATGTTGCGGACAGCGACTGTTCATCCCAACCTCACTTCTTGTTGTTGACGTTGCAGGAGCAGGAGAGAACCTGGAGAACACAATGGCAGCTTTTAAACAGTAAGTTGATCCTTGAAGCCCGCTGGCagtgaccaaaaatctgcagttGAACAATATGCGTGGGTCCGTGCAGCGCAGTGGATCTTGGCACAGACATGTTGGAGCTCGACTGCCACCTGACAAAAGATGGGCAGGTTGTGGTGTCACATGACCGACATCTGCAGAGAGCAACAGGCATTGATgcgtacatctctgacatgccGTATGCGGTGAGTAGTTGGGAAATTCAGTTTGTAGACTCTGTTAATGAACACAATATAAACAGTCCAGACACACACGCATCAGGATTCTGAGGACATGCGGTAATGGAGAGATGTGAGCGTTGGGGTGATGCACATTCAGAGCATTTGGGTCTCAAGGGTTTATAAGCAGTGCTTGGGAAGCAAACTGGCACTGCTCCATCAACCAGTTCCAAAGTCACGAGTTTCTGGGTTTTGACTCTCGACTCAAACCTCTCAAATGTGTGTAGTTTACATGtggtaccccacctcttgcccaaattcagctgggataggctccagctaacTCGTGACGACCCTGAACAGGGTGAGTAGTAGAAAATGAAGGAATAGTTGACATGGGAAAGTTAATTCGTATGTTTAGGTCAGGGGTTGGCAACGGGACAGAcagaagagtggatactactggctctcaattttgctacgtagactcaacaagatgctcgtttggtgtcagcattttttacctcaGGACTGGAGCACACGTCTTGTGCTGGAAGTCACAGCCATCccagtgagagcggacattTTATGTGTcatcgctgtttctatgctgctgttgttgacggaagtcaTGTTAGCTATATCggctatgtcaaatcaatgcacgtaggaaagaagtttcggtaaagttttatcatcaaaatatggcaagataagtattacatgttattatcAATGTACTCGTTAcggcatgatcacagcatgtgtatataaaacaataaaactttgttagaggtttttttttaaagggcttCACAGTCGAAacaggtacctcccatgacgtgcaatgttagctggctcatactaattcattttctctcgttagaatgcacgggaaagggaaagaaatatgtgttcatgtttcacataaggattgtggatgatgggcaacattccaaaaaaagtgcagttttcctttcagttACCAAGTCTGGTAACGTGTTCAATAAAGTACTGTTGTACCATATCCGGTTATTATTGTGtggtcatttggatttgaagTAAAATCCCATGAATACGTGTAATGACATCATTAACATGAAATAATTTGTTACTAAATCCATTTCCTACTGCTCTGGCTGTTGAGTACTTAACAGTAAACACTCCTTAATCTTATTCACTTTCCACCTCCATATTTGACCTCATGTGTCCACCTGTGATTCACTGCTGTTTTCTCTGTGCAGGAGTTGCCGCCGTACCTCTGCAAACTGGGTGTAACCTTTGAAAGGGGTGAGTATCTCC is drawn from Dunckerocampus dactyliophorus isolate RoL2022-P2 chromosome 12, RoL_Ddac_1.1, whole genome shotgun sequence and contains these coding sequences:
- the LOC129191279 gene encoding ion channel TACAN-like encodes the protein MPQGLTDVMQQWVCLEEEYQHAQETHRLYLQKLEEISKLQNSCSRSVSHQRNRLKEISSLVKQCSKGLSGEGAKSLDQIKEKIKMRPNTLSEMEAFLPKKNGLYLSLVLGNVNVTLLSKQSKFAYKDEYEKFKLYLTVVLLLFSFICYFFVSYRFLDAILNFLLVWYYCTLTIRESILISNGSRIKGWWVFHHYISAFLSGVMLTWPDGNLYKVFRNQFLAYSLYQSFVQCLQCYYQSGCLYRLRALGERHNMDLTVEGFQSWMWKGLTFLLPFLFFGHFWQLFNSLSLFRMAQIPDCKEWQVLMCSLCFCVLFMGNFFTTLAVVHQKLKRRNHKPKSL